From the genome of Gemmatimonadales bacterium:
TTCACGGTGATGGACAGCCATCACGAGCTCGAGACGAATGCCAAGGTGCGCGCCGAGATGGAGCGCGGTGGCGGCCAGGTCTACAAGCGGTACCGCATCTTCCAGAAGGCCCTCGATTCGGCCTGAAACCAGGTCTTGACTTCTGCTACTACAGATGTAGAATGACCCCATGGACGATAATCTCGAGCTGACCGAGCTTCAGTTGGACGTCATGCGCGCGCTGTGGGCCCGATCCGAAGCATCCGTTTCCGAGGTACATGCGGCGCTTCAGGGAGAGCGGGGTCTGGCCCTCACCACGGTCGCCACGATACTCACCCGGCTGGAGAGGGCCGGGTTGGTGGCGCGCCGGTCGGAGGGCCGACACTATGTCTACCGGCCGCTCGTATCGGAGGAAAGGGTTCGTCACTCGATGGTCAGCGGGCTCGCCGAGCGACTCTTCAACGGAGACGTCACGGCGCTGGTGAGCCATTTGCTTGCCGAAAGGGAGATCGCCCCGGGCGACCTCGCCCGCGTGCGGCGGCTGATCGAGGCCCAGGAACAGAAACCGGAGTCCTGACATGGCCATCCTGCTCAGCGTGGTTGCCTGGCTCCTCACGTACTTGATGCACAGCACCGTCCTGCTTGGCGGGGCCTGCGTGCTGTTTGCGTTAGGCGTGGTGCGGACGAATGCGGCGAGGGACACCCTGTGGAAGGTGGCGCTCGTTGGCGGCCTGTTGACGGCGACGGCGCAGCTGGCGCTGC
Proteins encoded in this window:
- a CDS encoding BlaI/MecI/CopY family transcriptional regulator, producing MDDNLELTELQLDVMRALWARSEASVSEVHAALQGERGLALTTVATILTRLERAGLVARRSEGRHYVYRPLVSEERVRHSMVSGLAERLFNGDVTALVSHLLAEREIAPGDLARVRRLIEAQEQKPES